ataaaaaaaatgtttttttttacaattttcagatttttaatgaccaaagtcattaattaatttttaagccaccaagctgaaatgcaataccgaagtccggccttcgtcgaagattgcttggccaaaatttcaatcaatttgattgaaaaatgaaggcgtgacagtgccgcctcaacttttacaaaaagccggatatgacgtcatcaaaggtatttatcaaaaaacagaaaaaattgTTCGGgaatatcatttccaggaactctcatgtaaaatttcataaagatcggtccagtagtttggtctgaatcgctctacacgcacacacacacgcacacacacacacacacacacacacacacacacacacacacacacacacacacacacacacacacacacacacacacacaccacgaccctcgtttcgattccccctcgatgttaaaacatttagtcaaaacttgactaaatgtaaaaatgatacGTAACAAAATGCTTCATGCTATAAACAAGTGGTTCATACGCCAGTGCCCCGACATGTCACGTGACTCATCATTACGTCatcatacacgcacacactaccCCGCGCGGCAAGGAAGTGTCGCACTGCTAGTCTACCGAAAGTGATCAACATTTCGCACAGAAACATCGCTGTCTTCTTCGTCAGTACTGTCGTCAGCCTTGTCATCGGTGTGTGCCTTCACCTACACGCGTAAGTTGTCTTTGTGGCTCTGTCTGTGGTGATAATCAATGGGTGGGTTTTCAAGCGTTggtctagtttcggttttgcgGCTTGTCAGTCCGGTCGTGTGTAAGAATGGGAGTGTAACTGAAGCTATcctaataggcactacatccaaactctccaaagccacctccgactctcttcaactctctgactcttctgtccctctgtcttctgctgtcaaaaacctcggagtcactctagacaacaccctttccatgaaacaacacatctcttctgtctctcgcacctgctacttccaactccgccgcatcgccactatccgcaaatacctcaccacagatgctaccgccaaactggtcacttccaccattctctcacgtcttgactattgtaactctctcttggcgggtcttccctcttcttctatctctcgtctccaacgcattcaaaatagctctgcccgtcttgtcctacgaaagaaaaagagagatcatatcacccccctcctaaatcagctccactggttgcccgttcctgcccgtatcacctacaaaatcaacactctcacctacaaatgcctccatggtctcgcccctgcctatctctccgactctctttctctctatgtcccttcacgaacactcagatcatctgccgactccctcaagctcaacatcccccacaccaaactcaaaacagcaggtcaacgctcattttctttccaagcacctagccaatggaacacactacctctccccctccgccaacaacagtccctcgaatcattcaaatctgcactcaagacattccttttttccaaataatccatgcattatacactgcccaccccatcccaccctgaataactgtacatattttaatgtttgatggtgtgtgtgtgtgctagtgactttaagtctccgtgtgtgtgaacgagtgtatgtgcgccttgagtcgcctgttggtgagatatgtgcgcgttataaatattcgtattattattattattattactgtgTTGTGTCAGTGACTTTGTTCAGCCGCAGATAACGAGGATGGATGGTGTGGTGATGAAAAACGAGTCACAGGCATTCACCTTATAGCGCTAGCGTGGCAAGGTGGAACGAATGGACATTGTGTTCtattctgttttgttgttggtgtgttgaCTTCTGTGTTAGTGGGGCAAAACACTTCCGTGTTGGTTTAGGGGGTGCAACTCATTCCGTCATTGCAATGAATGAGGAGTGGGGGTGTAGTTACTTCCCCTAGACCATACAGTGCAGCTTGAAGTGAACCATTTATTTATGTATATATTCTATGTATTGATTAATAACATTAGTAGTTAatgtatgtgttctgcgcgaacttagaatcaggtttcattctagaatggaccgggtccaggttggaattctaaccctgcgcaagtacaggggtgccattctagaatgaaacccttgaataaagggggccgtaatgtttgtaggtaagacagagttgtcttcccttgaattatctccacctgcaccttccctttgataaaatggggctgatttgtctacccctgaaaaaaatcctttggcgatcttgcgatgtcatgtcatgtcaagaaagttgacactcctgagtacgcaataaacaaaggcagaccatagcaagggggactaccagggcggtattgtttgcagggcagttgtttttgtgatgagagccggttgcggccgcttgcaatgtcagcgctgtctccctctcggaaatgtccggttttttgacagacagacagacagacggtcagaccgactaaccgacagacagacagacagacggtcagaccgactaaccgacagacagaccaacagaaggacagagtgagttatagagctgttgtcacaggtttaaaaaaaagttgacattatatcttcacaattcaaaagaccaacttcatgtatatgaataagattaaaagtaacaagcgagatcggcaaaacactgtcagtccggaaatttccgttcgtagcgatcagtgccgagtgtctctcaaaatcgtaatcactttcagaacatcacaatcccaattcacgatgtctttgagtaaagtgtaaaaaaaaccgaaaaaaacacccaaccaaacacacaaaaaacaaaaacaaacagaaaatccacatttgtggctttggttgtgtgatagtctaactgaaatgaccattccaacttggacccaaattccaaccttgcgcacggccgattctagaatggaccagcaacaagggtttcattctagaatggcacccctgtacttgcgcagggttagaattccaacctggacccggtccattctagaatgaaaccggattctaagttcgcgcagaacacatgtattcatttatctttcttttctttattattcatttatttatctgTACGTAATGTACACATTTATTCGTCAGATTGCATTCTTTgtacatatatatttgtttgtttccagtttgtttatttgtattttcttatgtattttttatttttacggttttttacatttagtcaagttttgactaaatgtttgaacGTAGaggtgggaatcgagacgagggtcgtggtgtatgtgcgtgtgtgtggttgtgtgtgtgtgtgtgtagagcgatcagactaaactactgaaccgatctttatgaaatttgacatgagagttcctgggtatgatatccccagacgtgtttttcattttttggataaatgtctttgatgacgtcatatccggcttttcgtgaaagttgaggcggcactgtcacgctctcatttttcaaccaaattggttgaaattttggtcaagtagtcttcgacgaagcccggaattcggtattgcatttcagcgtggtggcttaaaaattagttgatgactttggtcattaaaaatctgaaaatttaaaaaagatttttttttatataaaacgatccaaatttacgtttatcttattctccatcattttctgattccaaaaacatataaatatgttatatttggattaaaaacaagctctgaaaattaaaaatataaaaattattatcaaaatgaaattgccgaaatcaatttaaaaacactttcatcttattccttgtcggttcctgattaaaaaaacatatagatatgatatgtttggattaaaaacacgctcagaaagttaaaacaaagagaggtacagaaaagcgtgctatccttcttagcgcaactactaccccgctcttcttgtcaatttcactgcctttgccatgagcggtggactgacgatgctacgagtatacggtcttgctgcgttgcattgccttcagtttcattctgtgagttcgacagctacttgactaaatgttgtattttcgccttacgcgacttgtttttctttctcttaaATTCTTCATTTAATAAATCTGGTTTGCAATATCTAGGTTTAAACTTGGCATATCGAACGAACGATCAGCAAATCAAAAGACTTTAAAACTGAACAATTGCGATTCGATAGTGTAAAAAGTGAACAATACAACAGATTTTGTATCATTATTTATTCAGAATTTAAATAAATGTTGGATTAGGAAAGCACGATTAAAAAGTAGGGTCAGTGGGTCGGTAGTTTTGATTTGTGAAAAGTTTTGATCGCAGACGCTTTATTTTCCGTACATTTGCCAAATGTTCCATTGCCTAAAAACCATAACCATTATTTCTTTTAGTGTTGGGATACACATTTTAATACTGTAGATCGGGTCACCCTAATTCAAATGTAGATCTTTGTTTGTAATTTTGATGAAAAAtagcacactaacacacacaaatcatcaaAACTACAAACAAGGACCTAAAGTTCAATTACAGTAATCCGATCTACAATATTAAAATGTGTATCCCAACACTGAAagaattaggggggggggggggttaaacaTTGATCACTGTGCTCCACAGTGAGTATTGCTGATAATGCTGTCTTTCTTATAATTGACACATTTTTCTACAGCAAACTAAAAGCTTATAATTATATAGAGAGACTAGAGGAAAAGGCGTCAACTGGGTATAACTGGTGGAGACAGCTATAATATCTGATTGCTACACAGAAATACTGTGTGTGTCGCTTCATTGTGTGTAGATTGTTAGTCAGTGGTGTCTACAGCATTCAAAGGACGCCATTGGGAACAGCCAACAGTGCCCCATTCATTGCCAGTGGCATTTAATGAGAGAGATGTTTTGATCAAGATAATAGACAAACGACAACAGCAGAAGGAGTTCTTtcttgggaggtgtcctcttatTGAATAGATCTCACATGACAAGTATTACTGTGATGATCACATTTACTAGAGCTAAATGATTTTGCTCTGCAACATTCAAGCATGACTGTATGCCTGGGAAACGGTTGAATGAGTCGATCGTCTGTCTCCACCTACTCCTCTGTCTCTCATTTTCTACCTCTCTCTGAATGCGTCTTATTCTCTCCCACAGATCACTACATCAACACCAGCAATGGCGACGGCCTCCGTCCCAGTGGAGCCGGAAGACATGGACTGCAGCGTGTGTCACGAGCTGTTGAGCGATCCCAAGCTGCTGCCTTGCGGTCACTGCCTGTGTCGCCACTGTCTGCTGTCCTGGCTACACTCACAACGCCCCGCCCTGTGTCCGCTATGCCGCTGCGCTATAGTCGTGGACGCCGATGAGCAAGGCCGGACCAGCATGGAAGAAATCGCTGACGGTCTTCCCACGGACCTGGCCATAGCGGCGCTGGTGGAGGCCCGTCGTCTTCTGGAGCGGGACCACAAGTGCTGCGTGTGCGACGATGTGGCGGCCACGTCGCTCTGTCTGCACTGTGGGGACATGCTGTGCGCGGCCTGTACTATCTGCCACGGCAAGCTATCGGCAACGCGCCAGCACACGGTGGAAAGCATGGCCTCTGTGACTGCGGACACCGTGAAGGCCAACCGTCCCGTCCCCTGTGCAGTACACGCTGACAAAGCCACGGAGCTGTTCTGCTCCACGCACGGCCAGACCATCTGCCAGCTGTGCGCCACGTCCAGACACCGAGGCTGCTCGGAAGTGAGGGACTTGGAGGAGAAGGTGGGGGAGGCTCGCGCCTTGCTGGCACAGCTGGCCGACACCCTGAGAGCGGGCGAGAGAGAAATGGATCGCAGCATCCAACAGCTAGACGATCACCTCAAGGAGGTGGAGAAACAGTCGGCGGCCGCCATTGCTCACATCGACGCCATGTGTCAGCGTCTGGCCCAGTCTGTGGAGGCGTGTCGCCGTCGTCTGACGAAGATGACGCACAGCGCGTGCTGTGACGTCAGAGAGGCGGTGAGTGAGGCCAAGACGTGTCTGCTGCAACGGCGAGGAAAGCTGACGACTCACACACGTGTAGTAGAGCGCGTGCAGGACGCCAAGAGTCGCCACACGGTGACAAGCATGACGCCCAAGCTGAAGACACGCGTGGATGACCTTGATTACAGCGTCACCTTGCCGGCCGACGCCAAGGCCATTTCCAAGGTAACGCTGATAATTGACTCCGAGGTCGTGAGCCGCTTGGAGAAAGAGCTGTTGGAACTGGGGCAGGTCAAGGTCACTCCCACTGACAACATTGCTTACGTAAAGATATGTCAGTTGAGGTTTTGTCTTTTGGTTTTACTTTCTTAATTTTGCGTATCGATAATAATCTATACTGCCCGAAACAAGCTTTGATGTAAAGGAAATTGTATTAAATCTTAAACTTAAAGTAAGTTCAAGAATACACGGCTAATTGCTACATAACACATCATTGGGATAAATAGGGCGGGGAAGAAGGTGGCAAAAGTTGAAGACTGAAGGACGACGATTTGTGTGCAGTTTTTAAAGTCTGGGTGAACAGCAATGAATTATTTAATTTCACATTTATAATTCCACTCAACATAGTGAATGGAGCTGCCAGGTTGACAATTCAATCCCTCGTTTGCTATACCTGCTCTTATTTCTACTAAACACTGTCCCTGTTTCAACGTGGTTGTGTCTTAGCGACTTTGGGTGCAGTGTtagttgtttgcttgcttagaaGGTTGGCTGCTTTGTTGCTT
This region of Littorina saxatilis isolate snail1 unplaced genomic scaffold, US_GU_Lsax_2.0 scaffold_1144, whole genome shotgun sequence genomic DNA includes:
- the LOC138954381 gene encoding transcription intermediary factor 1-beta-like, which translates into the protein MATASVPVEPEDMDCSVCHELLSDPKLLPCGHCLCRHCLLSWLHSQRPALCPLCRCAIVVDADEQGRTSMEEIADGLPTDLAIAALVEARRLLERDHKCCVCDDVAATSLCLHCGDMLCAACTICHGKLSATRQHTVESMASVTADTVKANRPVPCAVHADKATELFCSTHGQTICQLCATSRHRGCSEVRDLEEKVGEARALLAQLADTLRAGEREMDRSIQQLDDHLKEVEKQSAAAIAHIDAMCQRLAQSVEACRRRLTKMTHSACCDVREAVSEAKTCLLQRRGKLTTHTRVVERVQDAKSRHTVTSMTPKLKTRVDDLDYSVTLPADAKAISKVTLIIDSEVVSRLEKELLELGQVKVTPTDNIAYVKICQLRFCLLVLLS